Proteins encoded in a region of the Candidatus Obscuribacter sp. genome:
- a CDS encoding UbiD family decarboxylase encodes MAYNDLRDFIDVLSRQGELTRITAPVSADLEIAEITDRISKSGANNKALLFTNVKGYDMPVLINTFGSYKRMCLSLEVEDLNSIADRIRGFIKPKVPESFMEKLAFLPMLMEVAKFPPKVTGGAAPCQEVVITDPNSPMLDKIPILKCWPEDGGPFVTMGAIITKDPKHGNRNVGMYRLQKFDNVTTGMHWHKHHDGARNFEENRRKAMNESGIKASGALAQNGNGQPSEPPNYGTYFDKEEYEKPGNRLEVAVVLGADPAVTYSATAPLPPEIDELIFAGFLRQSPVRLTKCQTIDLEVPANAEIVIEGYVDQKDLKEEGPFGDHTGFYSLAGLFPVFHVTAVTHRKEPIYQTTIVGKPPQEDCYLGKATERIFMPMVQMLVPEIVDMNLPWEGVFHNCVIVAIDKRFPGHAKKVMSALWGLGQLMFTKFAIIVDKEVNVHNLSEVALHVFGNTDPRRDMMFADGPLDILDHASPLMGYGSKVGIDATKKWKSEGFDRSWPAPIVMSEAVSSLVDSRWSEYGFAEVSKGASLFGLKR; translated from the coding sequence ATGGCTTATAACGATCTGAGAGACTTTATCGATGTTTTGTCCAGACAGGGAGAGCTTACGCGCATCACTGCGCCGGTCTCCGCCGATCTGGAAATAGCCGAAATAACTGACCGTATCAGCAAAAGCGGTGCCAATAACAAAGCTCTGCTATTTACTAATGTCAAAGGCTATGACATGCCTGTGCTTATTAATACCTTTGGCTCGTATAAGCGCATGTGTTTGTCACTCGAAGTAGAGGACTTAAACTCAATAGCTGACCGCATCAGAGGCTTTATCAAACCAAAAGTACCTGAGAGCTTTATGGAAAAGCTGGCATTTTTGCCGATGCTTATGGAAGTGGCGAAATTCCCACCTAAAGTGACCGGTGGTGCGGCTCCCTGCCAGGAAGTTGTGATCACAGATCCCAACTCTCCCATGCTCGACAAAATCCCAATACTCAAATGCTGGCCAGAAGACGGCGGACCCTTTGTCACGATGGGCGCCATCATTACCAAAGACCCTAAACATGGTAACCGCAATGTCGGCATGTACAGACTGCAAAAGTTTGACAATGTTACAACCGGCATGCACTGGCACAAACACCATGATGGCGCGCGCAATTTTGAAGAAAACAGACGCAAAGCCATGAACGAAAGTGGCATCAAAGCAAGCGGTGCCCTGGCTCAGAACGGCAATGGACAGCCCTCTGAACCACCAAACTATGGCACTTATTTTGATAAAGAAGAATACGAAAAGCCAGGTAATCGCCTGGAAGTAGCTGTTGTGCTGGGGGCAGATCCGGCCGTCACTTATAGCGCTACAGCACCCTTACCGCCCGAAATAGATGAGCTTATTTTTGCTGGATTTTTGAGACAGAGCCCAGTCAGACTGACCAAATGTCAGACTATCGACCTAGAAGTACCTGCCAATGCCGAAATAGTAATCGAAGGTTATGTCGACCAGAAGGATCTCAAAGAAGAAGGCCCCTTTGGCGACCACACAGGTTTTTACAGTCTAGCTGGACTGTTCCCAGTCTTTCACGTGACTGCTGTGACGCACCGCAAAGAGCCAATTTATCAAACCACAATTGTTGGTAAACCACCGCAAGAAGACTGCTATCTGGGCAAAGCCACCGAACGCATCTTTATGCCTATGGTGCAGATGTTAGTGCCCGAGATTGTAGACATGAACTTGCCCTGGGAAGGAGTCTTCCATAACTGTGTGATAGTGGCTATTGATAAGCGTTTTCCCGGTCATGCCAAAAAGGTAATGAGTGCACTCTGGGGACTGGGACAGCTGATGTTTACTAAGTTTGCCATCATCGTGGACAAAGAAGTTAATGTCCATAATCTCTCCGAAGTAGCGCTCCATGTCTTTGGCAACACCGACCCCAGGCGCGACATGATGTTTGCTGATGGACCGCTGGATATCCTTGATCACGCTTCACCACTGATGGGCTATGGCTCAAAAGTCGGCATTGACGCCACAAAGAAATGGAAATCAGAGGGCTTTGATCGCTCCTGGCCAGCCCCCATTGTCATGTCCGAAGCAGTGTCAAGCCTGGTAGACAGCCGCTGGAGCGAATATGGCTTTGCCGAAGTATCAAAAGGAGCCTCGCTGTTTGGCTTGAAAAGATAG
- a CDS encoding matrixin family metalloprotease, with the protein MFDIGFRALVARITAIALGLSFLAVFGSAVFAANNAQLGFQYYQAKQFSKAIPLLKKANAQNPRDLAILFYLGSAAAFSGDTALAIDAFSRLYVVSGGIDKYTCAVDPLYARLRSVNHPYSCRSGSSLIRWHPKCVPVRIFITDGKEIPAEFAGKTISSDALLKLSPYFHSPAYLNSLAFAQGYNPAQKSAVLAGLSQWSFLNKEKYLSYTVVNDPSHADVIVFWTNRMVARSGYTSYPPSQGVSYPLASVRGCPVVVQFNSLDSPTTMARAACHEFGHCFGLQHSPNKSDIMYETLNGAQNPSYNISDCDQLTIRALYRVPADIYLMSN; encoded by the coding sequence ATGTTTGATATTGGCTTTAGGGCTTTAGTCGCGCGTATCACAGCAATTGCCCTTGGGCTCAGCTTTTTGGCTGTATTTGGCAGTGCAGTATTTGCCGCAAACAACGCACAGCTTGGGTTTCAGTATTATCAAGCTAAGCAATTTAGCAAAGCCATTCCGCTGCTCAAAAAGGCCAATGCCCAAAATCCTCGCGACCTGGCTATTCTCTTTTACTTAGGCTCGGCCGCTGCTTTTAGCGGTGATACTGCTCTGGCTATAGATGCCTTCAGTCGGCTTTATGTTGTAAGTGGCGGTATTGATAAATACACTTGTGCAGTAGATCCTCTCTATGCCAGATTGCGTAGCGTCAATCATCCTTACTCTTGTAGATCTGGTAGTTCGCTGATTCGCTGGCATCCTAAGTGTGTGCCTGTGCGCATCTTCATCACTGATGGTAAAGAGATACCAGCTGAGTTTGCCGGTAAAACTATTTCGTCAGACGCACTACTTAAGCTTTCGCCTTATTTTCATTCACCGGCCTATTTAAATTCTCTTGCTTTTGCTCAGGGTTACAATCCTGCTCAAAAATCAGCTGTACTTGCTGGTTTGTCGCAGTGGAGCTTTCTCAACAAAGAAAAATATCTCAGCTACACAGTGGTTAATGACCCCAGTCATGCTGATGTCATTGTCTTCTGGACCAATCGAATGGTGGCACGTAGTGGTTATACCTCTTATCCCCCCTCCCAGGGTGTCAGTTATCCACTGGCGTCAGTGCGGGGTTGTCCAGTTGTAGTGCAGTTTAATTCGCTTGATAGTCCCACCACAATGGCCCGTGCAGCCTGTCATGAGTTTGGGCACTGCTTTGGTTTGCAACACTCTCCTAACAAGTCAGACATCATGTATGAGACCTTAAATGGGGCCCAAAACCCTTCTTACAATATCTCTGACTGTGATCAGTTGACTATAAGAGCACTGTATAGAGTGCCGGCAGATATCTATTTGATGTCTAACTGA